Proteins encoded in a region of the Solanum dulcamara chromosome 9, daSolDulc1.2, whole genome shotgun sequence genome:
- the LOC129902251 gene encoding aspartic proteinase-like protein 1 isoform X2, with protein MAIPLTAVVLLTVTALMFSVELAAGNTFSTRLVHGFSDEAMSFWASKGKTVTWPKRESVEHMRLLLSNDLKRQRLKLGSQKQLLFPSEGSETHFYGNELSWLHYVWIDIGTPNASFLVALDAGSDLLWLPCDCVQCAPLSSSYYSMLDKDLNEYSPARSSTSKHLSCSHQLCELGPNCQSPKERCPYTVNYYSANTSSSGFLFEDQLHLTSVGGYEHQGSVRAPIVIGCGSKQSGNYLTGAAPDGVMGLGPGEISVPSLLAKSGFVPRSFSLCFGKSNSGTIFFGDKGPENQRRSSFVSLDGNYNTYVVEVQRYCVGGTCPKLSGFQALVDSGSSFTFLPSEIFTKVVTEFEEQMNATRLATEDFPYCYKASSQGLPNIPSMKLLLAANQSFVIQNPMFAISSGQGDNFYCVGLVPIEGMIGIIGQNFMEGYRMVFDWENMKLGWSRSKCQDIGSTAKLSPTSPPSGLTSNPLPTTEQQRNPGGHAVAPAIAESCGISSDDNQALRVDTFMSKCNTSGLAFAL; from the exons ATGGCGATTCCTCTTACGGCAGTTGTACTACTGACGGTGACGGCGTTGATGTTCTCCGTTGAGCTCGCCGCCGGCAATACATTCTCGACGAGGTTGGTTCACGGGTTCTCAGATGAAGCGATGTCGTTTTGGGCATCTAAAGGGAAGACTGTGACGTGGCCGAAGCGCGAGAGTGTGGAGCATATGAGGTTGCTACTTAGTAATGATTTGAAGCGACAGAGACTGAAGCTTGGTTCGCAGAAGCAGCTCTTGTTTCCGTCTGAAGGAAGCGAAACTCATTTCTATGGCAATGAATTGAGCTG GCTGCATTATGTGTGGATTGACATAGGGACACCAAATGCTTCATTTCTTGTCGCCTTGGATGCTGGAAGCGATCTGCTCTGGCTCCCTTGCGATTGTGTACAATGCGCTCCATTGTCTTCAAGCTACTACTCAATGTTG GATAAAGATCTGAATGAGTATAGCCCAGCACGATCAAGCACTAGCAAACATCTATCTTGCAGCCATCAATTATGTGAACTGGGTCCTAACTGCCAGAGTCCAAAAGAACGTTGCCCTTATACTGTTAATTACTATTCTGCAAATACATCAAGTTCGGGTTTTCTTTTTGAGGACCAATTGCATTTGACTTCAGTTGGTGGATATGAACATCAAGGTTCTGTGCGAGCTCCTATTGTTATAGG CTGTGGTAGCAAACAAAGTGGCAATTATTTGACTGGAGCTGCTCCAGATGGGGTGATGGGGTTAGGGCCAGGAGAAATTTCTGTCCCAAGTTTGCTGGCGAAGTCTGGATTTGTTCCACGTTCATTCTCATTGTGTTTTGGAAAGAGCAATTCTGGCACAATTTTCTTTGGTGATAAAGGGCCCGAAAATCAAAGACGAAGTTCATTTGTATCTTTGGATGGGAATTA CAATACCTATGTGGTTGAAGTTCAACGTTATTGTGTTGGGGGTACCTGTCCAAAGCTAAGTGGATTTCAAGCCTTAGTTGATAGTGGGTCGTCCTTCACTTTTCTGCCTTCTGAAATCTTTACAAAAGTAGTAACTGAG TTTGAAGAGCAAATGAACGCTACAAGGTTAGCTACAGAAGATTTTCCCTATTGCTATAAGGCTAG TTCACAAGGTTTACCAAACATACCTAGCATGAAACTTTTGCTAGCTGCTAATCAGAGCTTTGTAATTCAGAACCCTATGTTTGCCATCTCCAGTGGTCAG GGTGATAACTTTTATTGTGTGGGTCTCGTACCTATTGAAGGAATGATTGGTATTATTGGAC AAAATTTTATGGAGGGATATCGAATGGTGTTTGATTGGGAAAACATGAAGTTGGGTTGGTCTCGCTCCAAGT GTCAAGACATAGGCAGCACTGCAAAGTTATCACCAACATCACCTCCAAGTGGTTTGACATCAAATCCGTTGCCAACAACTGAGCAACAAAGAAACCCGGGTGGACATGCAGTTGCACCCGCCATTGCTG AATCATGCGGGATAAGTTCGGACGATAATCAAGCTCTGCGTGTGGATACTTTCATGTCCAAGTGTAATACTTCTGGGCTTGCATTTGCTCTCTGA
- the LOC129903314 gene encoding heavy metal-associated isoprenylated plant protein 24: protein MGVSGTLEYLSEVLSSVKKSKKKKQIATVSIKIRMDCEGCVRKVKKVLSGVKGAKSVDVDLKQQKATVTGFVEPKKVLKAAQSTGKKCEIWPYVPYSMVAHPYAAGVYDKKAPPNFVRATTDPAVAHLNPVEEQYSLMFSDENPNACNIM, encoded by the exons ATGGGAGTTTCAGGGACTCTGGAATATTTGTCTGAAGTACTTAGCAGCGTTAAGAAGagcaagaaaaagaaacaaatcgCGACTGTATCCATCAAGATTAGAATGGACTGTGAAGGTTGTGTTCGTAAAGTTAAGAAAGTTCTCTCTGGGGTCAAAG GTGCAAAATCAGTGGATGTGGACTTAAAGCAACAGAAAGCAACAGTAACAGGATTTGTGGAGCCAAAGAAAGTGTTGAAGGCAGCACAATCCACTGGCAAGAAATGTGAGATTTGGCCATATGTGCCATATAGTATGGTGGCACATCCTTATGCTGCTGGTGTTTATGACAAAAAAGCACCTCCCAATTTTGTAAGGGCAACTACTGATCCTGCTGTTGCTCACTTAAATCCTGTTGAAGAACAATATTCTCTTATGTTTAGTGATGAAAATCCAAATGCTTGTAATATTATGTAG
- the LOC129902251 gene encoding aspartic proteinase-like protein 1 isoform X3 yields MLHFLSPWMLEAICSGSLAIVYNALHCLQATTQCWCSLVFGASIMQDKDLNEYSPARSSTSKHLSCSHQLCELGPNCQSPKERCPYTVNYYSANTSSSGFLFEDQLHLTSVGGYEHQGSVRAPIVIGCGSKQSGNYLTGAAPDGVMGLGPGEISVPSLLAKSGFVPRSFSLCFGKSNSGTIFFGDKGPENQRRSSFVSLDGNYNTYVVEVQRYCVGGTCPKLSGFQALVDSGSSFTFLPSEIFTKVVTEFEEQMNATRLATEDFPYCYKASSQGLPNIPSMKLLLAANQSFVIQNPMFAISSGQGDNFYCVGLVPIEGMIGIIGQNFMEGYRMVFDWENMKLGWSRSKCQDIGSTAKLSPTSPPSGLTSNPLPTTEQQRNPGGHAVAPAIAGKATPKPSVASLHAVSWHYTMSSLLLSLILWLPYLI; encoded by the exons ATGCTTCATTTCTTGTCGCCTTGGATGCTGGAAGCGATCTGCTCTGGCTCCCTTGCGATTGTGTACAATGCGCTCCATTGTCTTCAAGCTACTACTCAATGTTG GTGCTCCCTTGTATTTGGGGCATCTATTATGCAGGATAAAGATCTGAATGAGTATAGCCCAGCACGATCAAGCACTAGCAAACATCTATCTTGCAGCCATCAATTATGTGAACTGGGTCCTAACTGCCAGAGTCCAAAAGAACGTTGCCCTTATACTGTTAATTACTATTCTGCAAATACATCAAGTTCGGGTTTTCTTTTTGAGGACCAATTGCATTTGACTTCAGTTGGTGGATATGAACATCAAGGTTCTGTGCGAGCTCCTATTGTTATAGG CTGTGGTAGCAAACAAAGTGGCAATTATTTGACTGGAGCTGCTCCAGATGGGGTGATGGGGTTAGGGCCAGGAGAAATTTCTGTCCCAAGTTTGCTGGCGAAGTCTGGATTTGTTCCACGTTCATTCTCATTGTGTTTTGGAAAGAGCAATTCTGGCACAATTTTCTTTGGTGATAAAGGGCCCGAAAATCAAAGACGAAGTTCATTTGTATCTTTGGATGGGAATTA CAATACCTATGTGGTTGAAGTTCAACGTTATTGTGTTGGGGGTACCTGTCCAAAGCTAAGTGGATTTCAAGCCTTAGTTGATAGTGGGTCGTCCTTCACTTTTCTGCCTTCTGAAATCTTTACAAAAGTAGTAACTGAG TTTGAAGAGCAAATGAACGCTACAAGGTTAGCTACAGAAGATTTTCCCTATTGCTATAAGGCTAG TTCACAAGGTTTACCAAACATACCTAGCATGAAACTTTTGCTAGCTGCTAATCAGAGCTTTGTAATTCAGAACCCTATGTTTGCCATCTCCAGTGGTCAG GGTGATAACTTTTATTGTGTGGGTCTCGTACCTATTGAAGGAATGATTGGTATTATTGGAC AAAATTTTATGGAGGGATATCGAATGGTGTTTGATTGGGAAAACATGAAGTTGGGTTGGTCTCGCTCCAAGT GTCAAGACATAGGCAGCACTGCAAAGTTATCACCAACATCACCTCCAAGTGGTTTGACATCAAATCCGTTGCCAACAACTGAGCAACAAAGAAACCCGGGTGGACATGCAGTTGCACCCGCCATTGCTGGTAAAGCTACCCCCAAACCATCTGTAGCATCACTCCATGCAGTTTCATGGCATTACACTATGAGTTCTCTTCTACTTTCATTGATTTTATGGTTGCCTTATCTGATATAA
- the LOC129902251 gene encoding aspartic proteinase-like protein 1 isoform X1, producing the protein MAIPLTAVVLLTVTALMFSVELAAGNTFSTRLVHGFSDEAMSFWASKGKTVTWPKRESVEHMRLLLSNDLKRQRLKLGSQKQLLFPSEGSETHFYGNELSWLHYVWIDIGTPNASFLVALDAGSDLLWLPCDCVQCAPLSSSYYSMLDKDLNEYSPARSSTSKHLSCSHQLCELGPNCQSPKERCPYTVNYYSANTSSSGFLFEDQLHLTSVGGYEHQGSVRAPIVIGCGSKQSGNYLTGAAPDGVMGLGPGEISVPSLLAKSGFVPRSFSLCFGKSNSGTIFFGDKGPENQRRSSFVSLDGNYNTYVVEVQRYCVGGTCPKLSGFQALVDSGSSFTFLPSEIFTKVVTEFEEQMNATRLATEDFPYCYKASSQGLPNIPSMKLLLAANQSFVIQNPMFAISSGQGDNFYCVGLVPIEGMIGIIGQNFMEGYRMVFDWENMKLGWSRSKCQDIGSTAKLSPTSPPSGLTSNPLPTTEQQRNPGGHAVAPAIAGKATPKPSVASLHAVSWHYTMSSLLLSLILWLPYLI; encoded by the exons ATGGCGATTCCTCTTACGGCAGTTGTACTACTGACGGTGACGGCGTTGATGTTCTCCGTTGAGCTCGCCGCCGGCAATACATTCTCGACGAGGTTGGTTCACGGGTTCTCAGATGAAGCGATGTCGTTTTGGGCATCTAAAGGGAAGACTGTGACGTGGCCGAAGCGCGAGAGTGTGGAGCATATGAGGTTGCTACTTAGTAATGATTTGAAGCGACAGAGACTGAAGCTTGGTTCGCAGAAGCAGCTCTTGTTTCCGTCTGAAGGAAGCGAAACTCATTTCTATGGCAATGAATTGAGCTG GCTGCATTATGTGTGGATTGACATAGGGACACCAAATGCTTCATTTCTTGTCGCCTTGGATGCTGGAAGCGATCTGCTCTGGCTCCCTTGCGATTGTGTACAATGCGCTCCATTGTCTTCAAGCTACTACTCAATGTTG GATAAAGATCTGAATGAGTATAGCCCAGCACGATCAAGCACTAGCAAACATCTATCTTGCAGCCATCAATTATGTGAACTGGGTCCTAACTGCCAGAGTCCAAAAGAACGTTGCCCTTATACTGTTAATTACTATTCTGCAAATACATCAAGTTCGGGTTTTCTTTTTGAGGACCAATTGCATTTGACTTCAGTTGGTGGATATGAACATCAAGGTTCTGTGCGAGCTCCTATTGTTATAGG CTGTGGTAGCAAACAAAGTGGCAATTATTTGACTGGAGCTGCTCCAGATGGGGTGATGGGGTTAGGGCCAGGAGAAATTTCTGTCCCAAGTTTGCTGGCGAAGTCTGGATTTGTTCCACGTTCATTCTCATTGTGTTTTGGAAAGAGCAATTCTGGCACAATTTTCTTTGGTGATAAAGGGCCCGAAAATCAAAGACGAAGTTCATTTGTATCTTTGGATGGGAATTA CAATACCTATGTGGTTGAAGTTCAACGTTATTGTGTTGGGGGTACCTGTCCAAAGCTAAGTGGATTTCAAGCCTTAGTTGATAGTGGGTCGTCCTTCACTTTTCTGCCTTCTGAAATCTTTACAAAAGTAGTAACTGAG TTTGAAGAGCAAATGAACGCTACAAGGTTAGCTACAGAAGATTTTCCCTATTGCTATAAGGCTAG TTCACAAGGTTTACCAAACATACCTAGCATGAAACTTTTGCTAGCTGCTAATCAGAGCTTTGTAATTCAGAACCCTATGTTTGCCATCTCCAGTGGTCAG GGTGATAACTTTTATTGTGTGGGTCTCGTACCTATTGAAGGAATGATTGGTATTATTGGAC AAAATTTTATGGAGGGATATCGAATGGTGTTTGATTGGGAAAACATGAAGTTGGGTTGGTCTCGCTCCAAGT GTCAAGACATAGGCAGCACTGCAAAGTTATCACCAACATCACCTCCAAGTGGTTTGACATCAAATCCGTTGCCAACAACTGAGCAACAAAGAAACCCGGGTGGACATGCAGTTGCACCCGCCATTGCTGGTAAAGCTACCCCCAAACCATCTGTAGCATCACTCCATGCAGTTTCATGGCATTACACTATGAGTTCTCTTCTACTTTCATTGATTTTATGGTTGCCTTATCTGATATAA